The Natator depressus isolate rNatDep1 chromosome 8, rNatDep2.hap1, whole genome shotgun sequence genome window below encodes:
- the NIPAL4 gene encoding magnesium transporter NIPA4, whose product MEPLWGNRSCANGSLVPISCSSRWVVCQVVSDGNLTTSVHKNLTLHSSWATQVESKYGFYIGLALAIFSSFLIGSSVILKKKGLLRLVDKGGTRAGDGGHGYLKDWLWWAGLLTMGGGEAANFAAYAFAPATIVTPLGALSVLISAILSSYLLGERLNLLGKLGCMLSIVGSTVMVIHAPEEEEITTLAEMASKLKEPGFLAYAAILLVGCLILIFFLAPRYGQSNILIYLTICSVIGAFSVSSVKGLGIAIKGFFADQPVLQNPLPWILILTLVASVTTQINYLNKALDIFNTSLVFPIYYVLFTTIVITTSIILFKEWVAMSVVDIIGTVCGFLTIILGVFLLHAFKDMDINLGNLPQVLQNSDQAPAIKDDKNILIEVDNSDMIADDKPKVFMIYS is encoded by the exons ATGGAGCCCCTGTGGGGGAACCGCAGCTGTGCGAACG GTTCTTTGGTTCCTATTTCTTGCTCTTCTCGTTGGGTCGTATGCCAGGTAGTCAGTGACGGCAACCTGACCACCTCTGTCCATAAGAATCTCACTTTGCACAGCAGCTGGGCAACACAAGTAGAAAGCAAATATGGATTCTACATTGGCTTGGCCCTTGCCATCTTCTCCAGTTTCCTCATCGGCAGCAGTGTCATCCTCAAGAAGAAAGGGCTGCTGCGACTGGTGGACAAAGGGGGCACCAGAGCAG GAGACGGAGGTCATGGCTACCTTAAGGACTGGCTCTGGTGGGCTGGACTGTTAACCA TGGGTGGAGGGGAAGCTGCCAACTTTGCTGCCTATGCGTTTGCGCCTGCAACTATCGTCACCCCCCTTGGCGCCCTGAGCGTGCTCATAAG TGCCATCCTATCGTCCTATCTGCTCGGAGAGCGGCTAAACCTGCTTGGGAAGCTAGGCTGCATGCTGAGCATTGTGGGTAGCACAGTGATGGTGATACACGCCCCAGAAGAAGAGGAGATCACCACTCTGGCCGAAATGGCTTCAAAACTGAAAGAGCCCG GTTTCCTCGCTTATGCTGCCATCCTCTTAGTAGgctgcctgattctgatcttctTCCTCGCACCCCGTTACGGGCAGAGCAACATTCTCATCTACCTCACCATCTGCTCCGTGATTGGTGCCTTCTCAGTGTCTTCCGTCAAAGGACTGGGGATTGCCATCAAGGGCTTCTTTGCTGACCAGCCTGTCCTGCAGAACCCGCTGCCCTGGATCCTCATCCTCACGTTGGTGGCTTCCGTCACCACTCAGATCAACTACCTCAACAAAGCACTAGACATTTTCAACACCTCCTTGGTATTTCCCATCTACTACGTGTTATTCACCACCATAGTCATCACCACTTCTATCATCCTCTTTAAGGAGTGGGTCGCCATGTCGGTGGTGGACATTATTGGGACAGTTTGTGGCTTCCTCACCAttattttgggggtgtttttaCTCCATGCCTTCAAAGACATGGACATAAATTTAGGGAACCTACCACAAGTTCTTCAGAACAGCGACCAGGCACCAGCAATCAAGGACGACAAGAACATTCTGATAGAAGTGGATAATTCTGACATGATTGCCGATGATAAACCCAAAGTATTCATGATCTACAGCTAA
- the LOC141992718 gene encoding LOW QUALITY PROTEIN: small ribosomal subunit protein eS25-like (The sequence of the model RefSeq protein was modified relative to this genomic sequence to represent the inferred CDS: deleted 2 bases in 1 codon), with amino-acid sequence MPPKDDKKKKDVGKSAKKDKDPVNKSGGKAKKKKKWSKGKVRDKLNNLVLSDKATYDKLCKEVPNYKLIMPAVVSERLKIRGSLARAALQELLSKGLIKLVSKPRAQVIYTRNTKSGDAPVGGEDA; translated from the exons ATGCCCCCCAAGGACGATAAGAAGAAGAAGGATGTGGGGAAGTCCGCAAAGAAAGACAAGGACCCAGTGAACAAATCTGGGggtaaagccaaa aaaaaaaagaagtggtcCAAAGGAAAAGTAAGAGACAAGCTGAACAACCTTGTTTTGTCTGATAAGGCAACTTATGATAAACTGTGCAAAGAAGTGCCCAACTACAAGCTCATCATGCCAGCTGTAGTCTCTGAAAGGTTGAAGATTCGAGGATCTTTAGCAAGGGCTGCCCTCCAAGAACTGCTCAGCAAAGGTTTGATCAAACTTGTGTCCAAGCCCCGAGCCCAAGTGATTTACACCAGAAACACGAAGAGTGGAGATGCACCTGTTGGTGGGGAGGATGCTTAA